The genomic interval gcccgcggcctgaGCAGTGATGAGGGCTTGGCGGAGTCACGTAATCTGCGGGGCGCCCAGGATTGGTTGCTGGTGAttggcgacgacgacggcggcgcatatggcggtggtggtggtgacggtcTGGAGGAGCGTGTGTCGCGGGGCGAGCATGGCTCGACTAGCGCTGCCGCATTGGAACCGCTCgcggacggtggcggtggcggtggggtcggcgcGGGCCCAGCGCAGCAGGGCTCTCCcgcgcggcatgcggcggcctTGCTACAGCAGCACCGGTCCCAGGAGGAacgccagccacagcagcaggaggcggaggagcagcagcgggacggGGCTGCCCGGAGCAGCTCGAGGGAGGGGCTGATGAGGACGCTGCAACAGGAGGTGGACTGTCTTGCCAGGTGCAAGCACCCCTGCATCGTCCGCTTGCTGGCTGTGtgcgcggagccgccgctgatggTCATGGTGAGTGCTGCCCTGCCTTCTCACACgtgtggcgccggctgcggcacatGCTGCGATCCGCGAATCGGCATAAGGACAGCTGGACAGGCCAGCACATAACCACGTTCTGCTTGGGGCCCGGCGTACCGTGCTCGGCGCGGAAGGCCCTGACGTGTTCCTGATTTTCCTGCCTGCTTGCAAGTGaagcggctgttgctgcggctgaaAACTTGATCTATGCTGCCGGTGTGTAGGAGCTTATGGACACGAGCCTGGACCGGCTGCAGTATGGGCGAagaggcggggccgctgccacgtcgctgctgcccctgtcgctggtgctgcacaTCGGCATTGAGGTGGCGCGTGgcctgggtgggtgtgcgcgcgagtgtgtggggggagggtagACAGTTCATgggtgggcgtgcgcgcgcgtggggAGGGTAGACAGGTCGTGGGTCTAGCATGTGCTCGTGCACGGCGGGATTTGCGCGGGCAAAGCATGCTGTGGGGTACGGGTGCAGGCTGGGGCGTCGGCCCTCTGACATGAGTACGGTAgccacatgtgtgtgtactgAATGTGCTTGTACCGTACacactgtgtgtgcgtgtacacaccgggtgtgggtgtgggtgcccTTCTGAACCTTGGATTGCCCGGCTATGTCACGTGTCCCTGACCCGCAGCGTACATGCACCCGAACCTTGCTCACCGCGACCTCAAGGTCTGTGGTGGTGTGCCCCTTTGGGTGGActgtgtggggctgctgcgctgttGACTTGAGTGTTCGCACGCCAGGCTTGTGCTACCGGTAGTGCGGGCAAAGCTGTGCACTTACCCGATTCACTTAAACCCGTCCCCATCCTGTTGCCGTGCTGCTCCGGATGGCTGCCGTCCCTCCACACAGCCCGCCAACGTGCTCATCAGCCAGCCCGATAGCGAGCGGCCCATCGTCAAGATCGCGGACTTTgggctgtcgcggctgctggacacCGCCGTCATCACAAGGAACCCAGACGCGGGAACGGTAGGCGCTCAGCAGGGGCCAAGAGCGGCTCTGGGCGGTGGTGATGTGCTTGGATGGCGGGTGTGCGtagtgagggcgggcgggtgagggcgggtgaggTGAGGGCTGGCGGTTGAGGTGGGTCGGCGACGGCAGTGCACATTGCGGTATGCGCAAACTCCTCGCTCGGTTAACGATCAGCGGCTGAATGTCTTCATtgtgtcccccccccccctaccgcACCCGCGTGGCATGCCcgtccacgtccacgccctcgccctcgccctcccatGCAGCCGCCGTACATGGCACCCGAGTGAGTACCTGGGTGCTGCCGGACATTATTGCGGCCCAGACAGTTGTggatgtgtgtttgtgcgtttGTGTTTGTGGGAAGGGAAGCGACAAGCCGTGTTGCACGGCGCaagcgctgcctgctgcccgctgtgtcatccccagcacccgcccacccaacacaaccgccaccactgcttcTCCTTGCAGCTCTTCTGTTTCCTCATGGGATTGGTTCCGAGTTAACCACACcactgctcctccccctcctgcaggTGCCTGGACCTGGGCAACCGGGTGGCGATCACGCACAAGGTGGACGTGTTTGCTCTGGCCGTCATGCTGGCGGAGATGCTGgtgggccggcggccctggcacgGACACAGCATGATGGAGATCGCCACcgcactggcgctgcgcggctgcaggccctaCGACCTGGAAAGAGACGTGGCCGcaaccgcggctgcggctgcggctagtggtggtggtggtggtggtgatggtggtggtggtggtgcagatgGGCGCCTgccggtggggcaggcggtgccggcgcgggccccggtgaagctgctgcgcctgattGATATGATGTGGGAACAGGatcccgcgcggcggccggcggcggcggaggtggccaaGATGCTCACCGTGAttcggcagcaggtgcgtgcgtgcaagcgtggagggagggagggagggagggagggagggagggagggagggagggagggagggagggagggagggagggagggagggagggagggagggagggagggagggagggagggagggaggtccGGGGGCATGGTGTGCGGTGTGTCGCTTGACCCTGCTGGACCTAGTAGTGCATCCATGTGAAGGGCTGGAAGGCGTGATGCACACACAAGGCAAGGCAGGTGGGACCTATTCTTTCACTGCCTTGCCACTTGTTGCGGCACACAAGCGCTAACCGCTATGCACGTTCGCCCGCCGGTTCGCAGTTTGAGCAAGGTCACTTTGCTacccaaggcggcggcgctgtggcgggggACTAATAAAGTAGAGAGCTTGAATGCCTTGAACCTTGGAACTCATCATGGATGCTGAACTGGTAATCAAAACTTTGGTGGACACCAACAACCTACGCGTGCGCGGTACACGTCTTTGTCTTCGGAACACAACGATGGTATAATGGATGCGCTGATCGTTATAACGATATTCAGTTTACTCTTAGCCCGAGGATTGTGTTGGCAGTAAGTGTCGTACCCTTATCAAAGCTTCAGTAGTTCAGTGTGTTTGTACGGTATGCCAATGTGCAAATTTGTGGCAGGCGGCACCACCATGTATGGGCAATTGAGGCTGTAGTAGCATATTCTGGTAGGCTTCGTGCCGAGGGTGGATGCTTGGGTGGACGGGAATGGGCAGGCCAAGGGGCACAAATGTGCGGTGTTTGCGACGCCCCCCTGATGGTCGGCATGTCACATCATAGCTGTGTTGCAGACGGGTGCGGCAGGATTCAGACGTGTTAAGTGGGCAGAATAGAACCGGCGGAATTGGCAAGGGAGCTTCGCATGCGACGGCACGGAGCACCGTTTGTGAATGAGGCTCCAGCCAACCCGGGCATGtgggggtggcgtgtgtgggcaaagGTTTCAAACCAGGGGATGCAGGGCGGTTGGCGCGCTGGTCAAGCAAGTGAGGCAGCGGTGTACGGCGGGCTTGTCGTCCAGGTGGCAGGCATGCACTGCCACGGGCAGCATGGGTTGCCAGCCGCAAGCAGGGCGTTCGGTTGCTGGCCGCGTTCGACGCAACGGCCGTAGCCCAGGGGATGAGGGGAGCAGTAGCCTGTAGCCTGCAGGTTGCAAGTAAGCAACCTGGCTCCTCAGCACAGTTGGTGATTGTGTCATTATGTGCGTGCTGCATGCACCAATGGCGGCATGGCAGAGTCAGCCATAATGGTGTAGGTGGAGCAGCGGAGGGGACTAGGGGAGATGAAGTACACTCACACCCCATCGTCAGAATTTCGTGCCTCAAGAAGTGCTGGCTCTACGGCGCTCCTTGACTCCGGAAATCAAGTTTCGGGCGGGGTGGCTTATCAACTTTGGGCTGGACGCTGTAGACCCCTGCATGTGCTGACGTGCGACCCAGTACCGTACGGTAGGTGTGATgtcggggtgcgggtgggtgggggtgccggATTTGTCATCCAACTCCAGCAATTCAGCTCGCCACCAGCAAGCAGCCCCAGTGGGCGCTCAGTTCACGGCCAGCCATCCACAACAGCTTTGATTTGTGGTAAAGCGGTGCTGATAACGGGGCCGGATAATCGTTTGGGAGGATTGCGGTTAGGTGGTGGGCGATAGGAGCCGGGCCTACCAGCCCAAGGCATAAGAGTAGGCtgttggcgctgcaggtgcggcacgcCCTAGAGCCCTAGAGCAGGGCGTCCGTAGTCCGTACTAGTGCGTGTTCGCTGGCCTGTGAGCTGCGTCACAAGGTCCCTCGTGTAACCAACGCAGTCTTCACATCCCCGCCATAACCTCACCAACCAGGACCACCAGGGCATTAGACCGCCCACGCACAGTTGCACACTATGCACCTCACAATTGGGGTATTAGAAAGGCAAGCTTTTCAGCCAGCCCCCATGCAAGTCACAGACTGTGGCCCGACGACGTACAGCACACATTCTGGTCGTCCCAcgacctgcctgctgctggtacagCCAGTCAatgtgcgcctgccgccacccccgcgcaggcgcggcagcacgagCCTATGTCACCCAGTTATGAAGTCGGATGAACACGCCGTTGCTTGCAAAGGGAACATTGTAAGGCCTGCGACAAGTCGCTGGTGACCATCGTGGACGCAGACCAGGCGTGAGACCAGGTCGGCCGCAGACCAGgtcggccgccagccccccccccggacGGTTGACCACACGGAACCCTGCAGTCACGCAGAGGAACTCAACCGTGCGTTTGGTGCATCACCGCGTGCATGCTGGACTACGAGCAGCGACTGTGCCTAATGGTCAAGTCGGCCTGCCTCAGGAACCCCGCACGCTGCAGGATGCTACCCCGCGGGGCCAGCGTACAGTGGGCGAGAGAGGCAGCGAGGGCCCGTGTCGATATCAACGGCAGTTTAGGTGATGTGatggtgttgctggtgtgtACATTTGCGCGCGCAAGAGCGAGACAGACAAGGTTTTAGCTGCGCATGCACTCTGGCAGCCTCCTGCAGGTCATAGCTGACCTAGTATGTATTTGTTTCAAGTACAGAAACCAGCTGATTTTGCTCCAGATAATTGGAAACGCGAGCTCAAGCCCTGGTAGCATGAGCCGCCCCCATTCTcgcactgcccgcccgcgcggaCTTGGGGCGGGCCGTCCCCACCAGTCTCCCTCTTTCTTTTGCCTCGTAGCATCTTTCTAAACCCAGCGCCAAGATGGGGTGAGCTAAAGCAGTGTACCAGTTCCGGTCGGCGCAGCAACCTTGACGATGGCTGCTTCTTGTCCCCCGCAGTAAGACCCGTGGTATGGGAGCCGGGCGCAAGCTCCGGGTGCACCGCCGTGAGGAGCGCTGGGCCGACAAGGACTACAACAAGAGCCATCTGGGCTCTGAGTGGAAGAAGCCCTTCGCCGGCGCTTCGCACGCCAAGGGCATTGTGCTGGAGAAGATGTGAGTAAACGGCTTGCAAATTTATCAAGCATACGCCGGAACTGACGCGCTCTCTTCTGCCCTCGCAGCGGCATTGAGGCCAAGCAGCCCAACTCTGCCATTCGCaagtgcgcgcgtgtgcagctGATCAAGAACGGCAAGAAGATTGCCGCCTTCGTCCCCATGGACGGTTGCCTGAACTTCATCGAGGAGAACgtaggtggcggccggcggcgaaaTGCTGGGGCGGGGTCGGTGCTGGTCAGGCTGGCGACATGGCGAGGAGCTCAGCAGCAttcagcagcgcaggcgcagagcggagcagctgctggcgaggaggagcggggctcGTCGAGGGCAATGCTGCCATGGAGCCGACAGCGAGGCCATCTAAATGGGCAGCATGCAGCGGTTTGGATGAATAAACGAAcgagcggcgggggccttcgggGCTGCTCGGAGTAACTTGCGGCGGGCTATGCGGACACCAGTTCCGACACCCTCCAGGCTTGCCTGCGTTTGACTGGGCTTCGCCGTGGGCGGGTCCGTGTCACGCCGGCGCAGCTTTCGAGCAAGCAGGGCTTGCatagcggccgcagcagcagcaatgacCGCAGTTATGACAGCCAGCTGGTTTCGGGGGGTGGGcaaggggcgcggggcgcttCTGCTGCGTTTCCGCGGACGTGCACACTCGCATGAATCCCGGCCCTGGATTTCCGCGGCGACCGACTCTCACGTTCTGCGCGCTGCTTGCTGTACCACCACAGGATGAGGTCCTGATCGCCGGTTTcggtcgccgcggccacgccgtGGGTGATATTCCCGGTGTCCGCTTCAAGGTGAGCTCATAGTGCACGAGCGCTGTGTGGGAAGGGGTGAGGTTGtgtggcacaggcggcggtgtaCGCCGGTTGCGACAGCAAGGGATTAGGCAGGTGTGCACGTAATGCGTGCGAGTGGGGGCGGCATGTGCGCAGCAAGGCAGCAGCCATGGAGCGTCGACCAGCAAGCAGATCGTGGCTGCCGCAGTGGGCAGCTGTCAGCTGAAGCGCCTGTTTCGGTCAGCGTGCACTCAAAGGCGGGCTGATCCATAGCTCAGCACCGAGGGGCGCTACAACCAgtgcacgcgcacgcggcggcgacagcagcagctgctgcagtttTCAGTGCATGGAAGCTGGTGTTTGGATTGACCAGTCAGCAGGTGCCAGGAGAGAATGCATGCCGCAAACAGCGCATGATCTATCAGCGCTCTTGCTCTTCACTTGCGCCGTGGCGCTCCTCTCGTTTCAGCAGCTGagggcgcgccggggccgcgcgaACGTctgcatgctggcggcggcggtagctgcggctggcgtCGCGCCTGTGCGCGTGCTCGTGAAGATGGAAAGAGCTCAACGCGTAGCTCACGGTGGCATGGCGCAGCGGCTCAGCCGGAAGGAGTAGCTGCCTCGTCATCTgttgtcagcagcggcgcgaagCTGAAGGGCTCCAGCCCAGAGCCCCTCTCCAGCTGTGCCGGCAGTCCCACCGAagcggcgcgcgtgtgcggaCAGGGCCGTACGTCGTCTGTGTGCATAcagagcagcagcgcagtgATTGGCGGGTGTTGATCGCCCGGACGGAGCGGCCAGGAGCAAGCATTTAGGCAGCACGGCGGACAGCGCTCGCAgctggaggggggcggagtcGCCATGCAGTGCCGGGTTGCCCGCGTGCCGTGCCTGTTCACGCGCATGTGGTTGCGGGGGCTACAAGAGGCCTACTGGGCACTGGCCGCAGCAAGTTCCTTGCGCTGGAGTTTGACCGCTCCCTTTTCTTTTCCTACGCTTGCCCTTCAAATCGACAGGTGGTCAAGGTGTCGGGTGTGTCCCTGCTGGCGCTCTTCAAGGGCAAGAAGGAGAAGCCCCGCTCGTAAGGGCGAGGCCGCGTGCGCGAGCAGCGGCTGtcgcccccggctgctgtaACGCGGGTGTGTGTCGGCGCTCTCCTTCCTCATGCCGGGGTCTCTCTGGGTATGGGCATGGGAACAGCGCCACAGCGCAGCCTGCGCAtgtaacagcagcagctggggcggctgctggcagcgcagctAGGCGACGTGAGCGTGGATGAGCTACAGCTCGGCGCGCTCGGAGTTCGTAGAGCCGCATTAGGAGACCGCGTGCTCCCGGGCGGGCTGCATAGCACACTGCGTGGTACAGCAGctgggacagcggcggcggcaggcatggcGTCGCTGTGCGGTGGATGGCACCCCGGGTACTGAGGCAGAAGGCGGGTCAGTTAAACGGTGTTTCGGAAGGATAATGAGCCAGCAGTTGTAATTGATATGCTGCTGCGTTATGCAGCCCTGTCGGGCGGTGGTCCGGCCTCGCTGCTCGCGCGCGGTGTGCAACGCGCTTTGACTGGCTGGGGCAAATCACGTTACACCAGTTCAATTCAGCACTCCAACTTTGCTTGAAATTCCGCTGAATGAAAGGGCACGTAACCACCTCAACCGATCAGCCCATACGGCATACGTAGGGGGTAGGGGCATTCGGCCAATCCCGCCAATCGGCCATGTACATATATACAGCCACACACTCCCGTCGACGCCCAAACCTTACGTGGAGCTTGCATCCGAACGATCCCTGCGCAACCTTGTCGCACCTATTGCCCCACGCGCGCAATCgaccacacccacgcccgccgccgcattccCGCTCCGCCGTTGCCTCCATGgacgcccagc from Chlamydomonas reinhardtii strain CC-503 cw92 mt+ chromosome 12, whole genome shotgun sequence carries:
- a CDS encoding ribosomal protein S23, translated to MGKTRGMGAGRKLRVHRREERWADKDYNKSHLGSEWKKPFAGASHAKGIVLEKIGIEAKQPNSAIRKCARVQLIKNGKKIAAFVPMDGCLNFIEENDEVLIAGFGRRGHAVGDIPGVRFKVVKVSGVSLLALFKGKKEKPRS